The Calypte anna isolate BGI_N300 chromosome 2, bCalAnn1_v1.p, whole genome shotgun sequence genome includes a window with the following:
- the STMN2 gene encoding stathmin-2 — translation MAKTAMAYKEKMKELSMLSLICSCFYPEPRNMNIYKYDDMEVKQINKRASGQAFELILKPPSPVSEAPRTLASPKKKELSLEEIQKKLEAAEERRKSQEAQVLKHLAEKREHEREVLQKALEENNNFSKMAEEKLILKMEQIKENREANLAALIERLQEKERHAAEVRRNKELQVELSG, via the exons CTTACAAGGAAAAGATGAAGGAGCTGTCCATGCTCTCCCTGATCTGCTCCTGTTTTTATCCTGAACCACGCAACATGAACATCTATAAGTATGATG ACATGGAAGTGAAACAGATCAACAAACGTGCCTCAGGCCAGGCCTTTGAACTGATCCTAAAGCCACCATCTCCGGTCTCAGAAGCACCACGAACTTTAGCTTCTCCAAAGAAGAAAGAACTCTCTCTTGAGGAGATCCAGAAAAagctggaggctgcagaggagagaagaaag TCCCAGGAAGCCCAGGTGCTGAAACATCTGGCAGAGAAGAGAGAGCATGAGAGAGAAGTCCTTCAAAAGGCTTTGGAGGAGAACAACAACTTCAGCAAAAtggcagaggaaaagctgaTACTGAAAATGGAACAGATCAAAGAAAACCGTGAAGCTAATCTAGCTGCTCTTATTGAACGTCTCCAAGAAAAG GAGAGGCATGCTGCAGAGGTCCGTAGAAACAAGGAGCTCCAGGTGGAACTGTCTGGCTGA